The nucleotide sequence TCGCCGACGGCCTCGACTTCTACGACCATGTGGTCCAGGCCCTGACCGCCGGGGGCCGGGTCGACTACGTCATCGTGGACGAGGCGCAGTTCCTGATCCCGCCCCAGATCGACCAACTCGCCCGGGTGGTGGACGATCTGGAGCTGGACGTCTTCGCCTTCGGCATCACCACCGACTTCCGCAGCAAGCTCTTCCCCGGCTCCCAGCGCCTGGTGGAGCTCGCCGACCGGGTGGAGGTGCTGCAGGTGGAGGCGCTGTGCTGGTGCGGCGCCCGGGCGACGCACAACGCCCGTACCGTCGGCGGCCAGATGGTCGTCGAGGGCGCCCAGGTCGTCGTGGGCGACGTCAACCGGCCGGAGAGCGAGGTCGGTTACGAGGTGCTGTGCCGACGTCACCACCGGCGCCGGGTGACGGCCGCCGGAGCCCGCGTCGCCGCCCTGTCGCCGGATGTGCTGCCCGTCGACTGAGGGGTCTCCCGTTGACCAGCCCCTCAGCCCCTGGCCCTCCGGCCGGCGCTCCCGCCTATCCCTCGGCGCGCCGTACGACGGTGAAGGCGGCCCCTTCCGGGTCCCGCACCGTGGCCCGGTGGCCGGTCGCTCCCCGCGACGGCGGCCGCACCACCTGACCGCCCAACTCGGTCACCCGGCGCACCGTGTCGTCCACATCGTCCACCGCGAAGTGCGTCATCCAGTACGGGCCCCGGTCGCGCGGCAGGGCGTCGCCCACGCTCTGGATCGCGCAGACCGGCCGGCCGTCCAGGTGCAGGGTGCGGCAGCCGGGCTCCTCCCCGGCCGCCGTCTCCGCCTGGTAGCCGAAGACCATCCGGTAGAACTTGTGGACCCCGGTGCCCTCACGGGTCAGCAGCTCGTGCCAGACCGGGGTGCCCGGCGCCCCGGTCTCCTCCGCCGTGTACGTGGACTCCTGCCAGACCCCGAACACCGCGCCCTCGGGGTCGGCGGCGATCAGCATCCGGCCGGCCTCGTCGGCGTCCAGCGGGCCCACCGCCACGGTGCCGCCGCAGGCGCGGATCATCTCGGCGGTCTCATCGGCGTCGTCGGACGCCAGATAGGTCGTCCAGGCCACGGGCAAATGGCGTTCCGGAGGCAGCTCGCTCAATCCGGCGACCGGCCGGCCGCCCTGGACCGCGCGGACGTACGCGCCGAGCTGCTGTGGGCCCGGTGTGAACTCCCAGCCGAACAGGGAGTGGTAGAAGTCCTGTGTCGCGGCAAGGCTGTGCACCATCAGACTCGTCCAGCAGGGCGTGCCCGGTGTGCGCCGAGTCGCTGCCTGGGTCATACGTCAATCTCTCCTCGGACCATCGTGGTGGACATGCGGCCCCGGGCCGGTCGGCGGCGCGGGACGGTCGTGCGGAGGTGCTGATGCGGGGGGTCCGACCGATGTTTTCACCACCTGTCGCACATGGCGCCCTGGTGGAACCGCAATTCGCCGCGCCCCACAGCAGAATGTCTGAATTACTACCGCACGTCCGTTTCGGCTTCATTGCGCTCTGGTGTCACTCGGACGTACACCGGGTGACCGGGTGGTCCAATCGACGCAGAGATATCTACGCAAGGATGGTTCCTATGCATGCCATCATCACCGCATCCGATCTCATGAGTGAGCTGGCGGAGGAGCAGCCTCCGCTCCTGCTCGATGTGCGCTGGCAACTCGGCGGGCCGCCCGGCCGCCCCGCATACGAGGCGGGGCATCTGCCCGGTGCCGTCTACGTCGATCTCGACACCGAGCTCGCGGCCCCACCCGGAAAGACCGGCCGCCACCCCCTGCCCGATCTTTCCGCGTTTGCGGCCGCGATGCGCCGGGCCGGGGTGAGCGGGGACCGGCGCGTAGTGGCGTACGACGGCGGACAGGGGTGGGCCGCGGCGCGCGCGTGGTGGCTGCTGCGCTGGGCGGGGCAGCCGTCCGTCAGGGTGCTCGACGGAGGTCTGCCCGCCTGGACGGCGGTCGGCGGCGCCCTGTCCACCGATGAACCGGACGCGCCCGAGGGCGACTTCGTTCCGCGGCCCGGGGCCCTGCCACTGCTGGAGGCGGACGATGCGGCGGCGCTCGCGCGGCGCGGGGTGCTGCTGGACGCGCGCGCGGCCGAGCGCTACCGGGGCGAGGTCGAGCCCATCGACCCCGTCGGCGGCCATATCCCGGGCGCGGTCTCCGCCCCCACGGTGGAGAACGTCACGGCCGACGGTCACTTCCTGCCCGCCGACCGGCTGGCCGAGCGATTCGCGGCCCTGGGCGCCACTGAGGACGGCGAGGTCGGGGTGTACTGCGGCTCCGGGGTCTCGGCCGCGCACCAGGTCCTGGCGCTGGCCGTCGCGGGCGTTCCGGCGGCGCTGTACGTCGGCTCCTGGAGCGAATGGTCCTCCGACGGCGGCCGTCCGGTGGCCACGGGCCCCGAGCGGGGCTGAACACGCCGACGGGCCCCGCCACCGGCGGCGGTGGCGGGGCCCGGATCGGCCGCCGCCGGCCGTGGTGCGGCCGGCGGCTTCCTTCGCCGCTACTCCTGCTTCTTGCGGCGGGTGCCGAAGACGATCTCGTCCCAGCTCGGCACCGCGGCCCGGCGGCCCGGACGGACGCCGTCCGCCTCCGCCTGGCGGTCCGTCGTACCGGTCAGCCGGTCGCGGTGGCCCGCCACCGAACGCGGCATCAGCACATCCGCGTACGCCGAACCCGCGCTCGCCGCGGAGGCGGGCGGCTCGACGGCCTCCGGCTCCTCGTCGGGCTCCTCCGGCGGAGCGGCCGACGCGACCGGCGACTCCGGTACGACCATGTCGCCCCGGA is from Streptomyces hygroscopicus and encodes:
- a CDS encoding thiosulfate sulfurtransferase, with the translated sequence MHAIITASDLMSELAEEQPPLLLDVRWQLGGPPGRPAYEAGHLPGAVYVDLDTELAAPPGKTGRHPLPDLSAFAAAMRRAGVSGDRRVVAYDGGQGWAAARAWWLLRWAGQPSVRVLDGGLPAWTAVGGALSTDEPDAPEGDFVPRPGALPLLEADDAAALARRGVLLDARAAERYRGEVEPIDPVGGHIPGAVSAPTVENVTADGHFLPADRLAERFAALGATEDGEVGVYCGSGVSAAHQVLALAVAGVPAALYVGSWSEWSSDGGRPVATGPERG
- a CDS encoding thymidine kinase, translated to MPELVFFSGTMDCGKSTLALQIQHNRSARGLQGMIYTRDDRAGEGKLSSRLGLATEAVEVADGLDFYDHVVQALTAGGRVDYVIVDEAQFLIPPQIDQLARVVDDLELDVFAFGITTDFRSKLFPGSQRLVELADRVEVLQVEALCWCGARATHNARTVGGQMVVEGAQVVVGDVNRPESEVGYEVLCRRHHRRRVTAAGARVAALSPDVLPVD
- a CDS encoding glyoxalase/bleomycin resistance protein/dioxygenase; this encodes MTQAATRRTPGTPCWTSLMVHSLAATQDFYHSLFGWEFTPGPQQLGAYVRAVQGGRPVAGLSELPPERHLPVAWTTYLASDDADETAEMIRACGGTVAVGPLDADEAGRMLIAADPEGAVFGVWQESTYTAEETGAPGTPVWHELLTREGTGVHKFYRMVFGYQAETAAGEEPGCRTLHLDGRPVCAIQSVGDALPRDRGPYWMTHFAVDDVDDTVRRVTELGGQVVRPPSRGATGHRATVRDPEGAAFTVVRRAEG